A portion of the Diceros bicornis minor isolate mBicDic1 chromosome 20, mDicBic1.mat.cur, whole genome shotgun sequence genome contains these proteins:
- the IL6ST gene encoding interleukin-6 receptor subunit beta isoform X4 codes for MVKDSGVTGVKKQVGSHMKIHLISPWKKILEFWLVGPSKAPSFWYKIEPSRTHGHRSVQLIWKTLPPFEANGKILDYEVTVTRWKSRLQNYTVNGTELTVNLTNDRYIATLTARNLVGKSDASVLTIPACDFQATHPVMDLKAFPKDNVLWVEWTATNGSVNKYILEWCVLSDTLPCIPDWQQEDGTVHRTYLRGNLAESKCYLITVTPVYADGPGSPESIKAYLKQAPPSKGPTVRTKKVGKNEAVLEWDQLPVDVQNGFIRNYTIFYRTIIGNETAVNVDSSHTEYTLSSLTSDTLYMVRMAAYTDEGGKDGPEFTFTTPKFAQGEIEAIVVPVCLAFLLTTLLGVLFCFNKRDLIKKHIWPNVPDPSKSHIAQWSPHTPPRHNFNSKDQMYSDGNFTDVSVVEIEANDKKTFPEDMKSLDLFKREKISTEGHSSGIGGSSCMSSSRPSISSSDENESAQNTSSTVQYSTVVHSGYRHQVPSVQVFSRSESTQPLLDSEERPEDLQLVDNVEGSDGILPRQQYFKQNCGQRETSPVISHFERSKQGSSINQEDFVRLKQQQISDHISQSSGSGQMKMFQEVSTAASFGPGTEEQVERFETVGMEAAIDEGMPKSYLPQTVRQGGYMPQ; via the exons ATGGTAAAGGATTCTGGAGTGACTGGAGTGAAGAAGCAAGTGGGATCACATATGAAGATA CACTTGATAAGCCCCTGGAAAAAGATCCTGGagttttggttggttg GACCATCCAAGGCACCAAGTTTCTGGTATAAGATCGAGCCATCCCGTACTCATGGCCATAGATCTGTGCAACTCATATGGAAG ACATTGCCTCCTTTTGAAGCCAATGGAAAAATCTTGGATTATGAAGTGACTGTCACAAGATGGAAATCACGTTTACAAAATTACACAGTTAATGGCACAGAACTGACAGTAAACCTCACAAATGATCGCTATATAGCAACTCTAACAGCAAGAAATCTGGTTGGCAAATCAGATGCATCTGTTCTAACTATCCCTGCCTGTGACTTTCAAG ctACTCACCCTGTAATGGATCTTAAAGCCTTTCCCAAAGATAATGTGCTTTGGGTAGAATGGACTGCTACAAATGGATCTGTAAACAAATATATACTTGAGTGGTGTGTGTTATCGGATACATTGCCCTGTATCCCAGACTGGCAACAAGAAGACGGTACCGTACATCGCACCTATTTAAGAG GGAACCTAGCAGAGAGCAAATGTTATTTGATAACAGTTACTCCAGTATATGCTGACGGACCAGGAAGCCCTGAGTCTATAAAGGCATACCTTAAACAAGCTC CACCTTCCAAAGGACCTACTGTTCGGACAAAAAAAGTGGGGAAAAATGAAGCTGTCTTAGAGTGGGACCAACTTCCTGTGGATGTTCAGAATGGATTTATCAGAAATTATACTATATTTTATAGAACTATCATTGGAAATGAAACTG CTGTGAATGTGGATTCTTCCCACACAGAATATACACTGTCCTCTTTGACTAGTGACACTTTATACATGGTACGAATGGCAGCGTACACAGACGAAGGTGGAAAGGATGGTCCAGAATTCACTTTTACCACACCGAAGTTTG ctCAAGGAGAAATTGAAGCCATAGTTGTACCTGTTTGCTTAGCATTCCTATTGACAACCCTTTTGGGAGTATTGTTCTGCTTTAATAAGCGAGACCT aATTAAAAAACACATCTGGCCTAATGTTCCAGATCCTTCAAAGAGTCATATTGCCCAGTGGTCACCTCACACACCTCCAAGG cataattttaattcaaaagatcAGATGTATTCAGATGGCAATTTCACTGATGTAAGTGTTGTGGAAATAGAAGCAAATGACAAAAAGACCTTTCCAGAAGATATGAAATCATTAGATCTATTCAAGAGGGAAAAAATCAGTACTGAAGGACACAGCAGTGGTATTGGAGGGTCTTCGTGCATGTCGTCTTCTAGGCCAAGCATTTCTAGCAGTGATGAAAATGAATCTGCACAAAACACTTCGAGCACTGTCCAGTATTCCACTGTGGTGCATAGTGGCTACAGACACCAGGTTCCTTCAGTCCAGGTCTTCTCAAGATCCGAGTCCACCCAGCCTTTGTTAGATTCCGAAGAAAGACCAGAAGATCTACAGCTAGTAGATAACGTAGAGGGCAGTGACGGCATTTTGCCTAGGCAACAGTATTTCAAACAAAACTGCGGTCAACGTGAAACCAGTCCAGTTATTTCACATTTTGAAAGGTCAAAGCAAGGTTCATCAATCAATCAAGAAGATTTTGTTAGACTTAAACAGCAGCAGATTTCAGATCATATTTCACAGTCCAGTGGATCTGGGCAAATGAAAATGTTTCAGGAAGTTTCTACAGCAGCTTCTTTTGGTCCAGGTACTGAGGAGCAAGTAGAGAGATTTGAAACAGTTGGGATGGAGGCTGCGATTGATGAAGGAATGCCTAAAAGTTACTTACCACAGACTGTAAGACAAGGTGGCTATATGCCTCAGTGA